In a single window of the Corvus hawaiiensis isolate bCorHaw1 chromosome 19, bCorHaw1.pri.cur, whole genome shotgun sequence genome:
- the TEPSIN gene encoding AP-4 complex accessory subunit tepsin isoform X1, with product MAAPLRDRLSFLSRLPVLLRGTADDDTPCPGYLFEEIAKISHESPGSSQCLLEHLLTRLQSSSCHVKLKVLKILLHTCSQGSPQFVLQLKRNANFIREAAVFSGPPDPLHGNSLNQKVRAAAQDLATILFSDAPLPQPLALPARPPAPAGMGSSPSPCGSLQGFGFSSDKSGSASTGEALLSSLQRAAEAVAQAVLPAPGGPQRLRGDLPEDTYEPVRAPSPASSPAMPPPAPPTPRGSRVSHQPGLAGGGWEEADSGHSSRESSQGNERSRTSDSGSKSGSDSRSGASRELSHGADSRVDADSPGDCRRELSLVSGLMRGARVFLIREEAQHFLKECGLLNCEVVLELLGRALEDPSDSVRMRSMCAISALGCSDLLSPEQIFTVTRQRLQHLSQGSPGPVANRATKMLRQFEALCRAQPSPRAPRPPSAPSVGSAEDLLVDIPALAHESFLTPLSPAPTPAAPTAPAEEPGVGSEPPGQPGAAVPACPCEQDGGSRLAGHTAAPSLSLFAGMELVARPGAVLRPHSPLAEPQTPSQPQDGGSDMEGTRQPSAFAFLNM from the exons ATGGCGGCTCCGCTGCGGGACCGGCTGAGTTTCCTGAGCCGG ctgccgGTGTTGCTGAGGGGCACAGCCGACGACgacaccccctgccctgggtaCCTGTTCGAGGAGATTGCCA AGATCTCCCACGAGTCCCCCGGGAGCAGCCAGTGCCTGCTGGAGCATCTCCTCACACGGCTGCAGAGCAGTTCCTGCCACGTCAAGTTGAAG GTGCTGAAGATCCTGCTGCACAcctgctcccagggctcccCCCAGTTCGTCCTACAGCTGAAGAGGAACGCCAACTTCATCCGAGAGGCCGCGG TGTTCTCCGGGCCCCCAGACCCCCTCCACGGCAACAGCTTGAACCAGAAGGTGCGGGCTGCCGCACAG GATTTGGCCACCATTCTGTTCTCAGATGCGCCGCTGCCGCAGCCCCTGGcgctgcccgcccggcccccggcccctgCCG GGAtgggctccagccccagcccctgtggCTCCCTGCAGGGATTCGGCTTCAGCAGTGACAAAAGCGGCTCCG CTTCCACAGGGGAGGCCCTGCTGAGCAGCCTCCAGCGAGCAGCCGAGGCCGTGGCCCAGGCCGTGCTCCCGGCGCCGGGGGGGCCCCAGCGGCTCCGTGGGGACCTCCCCGAGGACACCTACGAGCCCGTCCGAGCCCcatccccagccagcagcccgGCCATGCCACCCCCGGCTCCTCCCACGCCACGCGGATCCCGAG TGAGCCACCAGCCGGGGCTGGCCGGGGGTGGCTGGGAGGAGGCGGACAGCGGGCACAGCTCCCGGGAATCCTCGCAGGGCAACGAGCGGAGCCGCACCTCGGACTCCGGCAGCAAATCCGGCAGCGACAGCCGCTCTGGGGCCAGCCGGGAGCTCAGCCACGGGGCTGACAG CAGGGTGGACGCTGACAGCCCGGGTGACTGCCGGCGGGAGCTGAGCCTGGTGTCGGGACTGATGCGCGGGGCCAGGGTCTTCCTCATCAGGGAGGAAGCTCAGCACTTCCTCAAGGA GTGTGGGCTCCTGAACTGTGAggtggtgctggagctgctgggccgGGCGCTGGAGGATCCCAGTGACAGCGTCCGCATG AGGTCCATGtgtgccatctctgccctcgGCTGCTCCGACCTGCTCTCCCCGGAGCAGATCTTCACCGTGACCCGGCAGCGCCTGCAGCACCTCAGCCAAGGCAGCCCTGGGCCTGTGGCCAACCGAGCAACAAAG ATGCTGCGGCAGTTCGAGGCCCTGTGCCGGGCCCAGCCCTCCCCGAGGGCCCCACGCCCGCCCTCAGCCCCCTCGGTGGGCTCGGCCGAGGACCTGCTCGTGGACATCCCGGCCCTGGCGCACGAGAGCTTCCTGACCCCCCTGAGCCCGGCCCCGACCCCTGCGGCCCCCACGGCCCCCGCTGAGGAGCCGGGGGTGGGATCGGAGCCCCCCGGGCAGCCCGGGGCCGCGGTGCCGGCCTGTCCCTGTGAGCAGGACGGGGGGAGCAGGCTGGCAGGGCACACGGCggcccccagcctgtccctgttCGCCGGCATGGAGCTGGTGGCCCGTCCCGGTGCGGTGCTCCGGCCACACTCGCCGCTGGCGGAGCCACAGACGCCGTCCCAGCCCCAAGATGGGGGGTCGGACATGGAGGGCACCCGGCAGCCATCGGCCTTCGCCTTCCTCAACATGTAG
- the TEPSIN gene encoding AP-4 complex accessory subunit tepsin isoform X2: protein MAAPLRDRLSFLSRLPVLLRGTADDDTPCPGYLFEEIAKISHESPGSSQCLLEHLLTRLQSSSCHVKLKVLKILLHTCSQGSPQFVLQLKRNANFIREAAVFSGPPDPLHGNSLNQKVRAAAQDLATILFSDAPLPQPLALPARPPAPAGMGSSPSPCGSLQGFGFSSDKSGSASTGEALLSSLQRAAEAVAQAVLPAPGGPQRLRGDLPEDTYEPVRAPSPASSPAMPPPAPPTPRGSRVSHQPGLAGGGWEEADSGHSSRESSQGNERSRTSDSGSKSGSDSRSGASRELSHGADRVDADSPGDCRRELSLVSGLMRGARVFLIREEAQHFLKECGLLNCEVVLELLGRALEDPSDSVRMRSMCAISALGCSDLLSPEQIFTVTRQRLQHLSQGSPGPVANRATKMLRQFEALCRAQPSPRAPRPPSAPSVGSAEDLLVDIPALAHESFLTPLSPAPTPAAPTAPAEEPGVGSEPPGQPGAAVPACPCEQDGGSRLAGHTAAPSLSLFAGMELVARPGAVLRPHSPLAEPQTPSQPQDGGSDMEGTRQPSAFAFLNM from the exons ATGGCGGCTCCGCTGCGGGACCGGCTGAGTTTCCTGAGCCGG ctgccgGTGTTGCTGAGGGGCACAGCCGACGACgacaccccctgccctgggtaCCTGTTCGAGGAGATTGCCA AGATCTCCCACGAGTCCCCCGGGAGCAGCCAGTGCCTGCTGGAGCATCTCCTCACACGGCTGCAGAGCAGTTCCTGCCACGTCAAGTTGAAG GTGCTGAAGATCCTGCTGCACAcctgctcccagggctcccCCCAGTTCGTCCTACAGCTGAAGAGGAACGCCAACTTCATCCGAGAGGCCGCGG TGTTCTCCGGGCCCCCAGACCCCCTCCACGGCAACAGCTTGAACCAGAAGGTGCGGGCTGCCGCACAG GATTTGGCCACCATTCTGTTCTCAGATGCGCCGCTGCCGCAGCCCCTGGcgctgcccgcccggcccccggcccctgCCG GGAtgggctccagccccagcccctgtggCTCCCTGCAGGGATTCGGCTTCAGCAGTGACAAAAGCGGCTCCG CTTCCACAGGGGAGGCCCTGCTGAGCAGCCTCCAGCGAGCAGCCGAGGCCGTGGCCCAGGCCGTGCTCCCGGCGCCGGGGGGGCCCCAGCGGCTCCGTGGGGACCTCCCCGAGGACACCTACGAGCCCGTCCGAGCCCcatccccagccagcagcccgGCCATGCCACCCCCGGCTCCTCCCACGCCACGCGGATCCCGAG TGAGCCACCAGCCGGGGCTGGCCGGGGGTGGCTGGGAGGAGGCGGACAGCGGGCACAGCTCCCGGGAATCCTCGCAGGGCAACGAGCGGAGCCGCACCTCGGACTCCGGCAGCAAATCCGGCAGCGACAGCCGCTCTGGGGCCAGCCGGGAGCTCAGCCACGGGGCTGACAG GGTGGACGCTGACAGCCCGGGTGACTGCCGGCGGGAGCTGAGCCTGGTGTCGGGACTGATGCGCGGGGCCAGGGTCTTCCTCATCAGGGAGGAAGCTCAGCACTTCCTCAAGGA GTGTGGGCTCCTGAACTGTGAggtggtgctggagctgctgggccgGGCGCTGGAGGATCCCAGTGACAGCGTCCGCATG AGGTCCATGtgtgccatctctgccctcgGCTGCTCCGACCTGCTCTCCCCGGAGCAGATCTTCACCGTGACCCGGCAGCGCCTGCAGCACCTCAGCCAAGGCAGCCCTGGGCCTGTGGCCAACCGAGCAACAAAG ATGCTGCGGCAGTTCGAGGCCCTGTGCCGGGCCCAGCCCTCCCCGAGGGCCCCACGCCCGCCCTCAGCCCCCTCGGTGGGCTCGGCCGAGGACCTGCTCGTGGACATCCCGGCCCTGGCGCACGAGAGCTTCCTGACCCCCCTGAGCCCGGCCCCGACCCCTGCGGCCCCCACGGCCCCCGCTGAGGAGCCGGGGGTGGGATCGGAGCCCCCCGGGCAGCCCGGGGCCGCGGTGCCGGCCTGTCCCTGTGAGCAGGACGGGGGGAGCAGGCTGGCAGGGCACACGGCggcccccagcctgtccctgttCGCCGGCATGGAGCTGGTGGCCCGTCCCGGTGCGGTGCTCCGGCCACACTCGCCGCTGGCGGAGCCACAGACGCCGTCCCAGCCCCAAGATGGGGGGTCGGACATGGAGGGCACCCGGCAGCCATCGGCCTTCGCCTTCCTCAACATGTAG
- the NDUFAF8 gene encoding NADH dehydrogenase [ubiquinone] 1 alpha subcomplex assembly factor 8, giving the protein MSGRGVWLRARARLRRFPAALAACGDQAAAYGRCVAAAAAGPAELRRDACLEEFQALRECFARAAKATPK; this is encoded by the exons ATGTCGGGGCGCGGTGTGTGGctgcgggcgcgggcgcggctGCGGCGCTTCccggcggcgctggcggcctGCGGGGACCAG GCCGCGGCCTACGGGCGGTgcgtggcggcggcggcggccgggccggcggaGCTGCGGCGGGACGCGTGCCTGGAGGAGTTCCAGGCGCTGCGGGAATGCTTCGCTCGGGCG GCAAAGGCGACACCGAAGTGA